One stretch of Clavelina lepadiformis chromosome 6, kaClaLepa1.1, whole genome shotgun sequence DNA includes these proteins:
- the LOC143462741 gene encoding palmitoyltransferase ZDHHC3-like, whose product MVFHKDPCGIFCILLTYALVIYADYVIMQHIIATTLSGSLWGPFHGIMLNLIIFVLLYAHTRAVLSDPGAVPLPLTRLDFSDIHLQKNKPHKDKSVSGEDWTVCQRCETYRPPRAHHCKVCRRCIRRMDHHCPWVNNCIGELNQKYFIQFLFYTVLLCAYALALNIANWIWMFGHGRTTNADLLSKKSTVAHGIGLCIESVLFGLFVVIMLYDQLSSIFGDETGVEYTIHRSRKERAPRPRKPKMALLREVFGYGPIYCWFLPCSSVVMTTRTVLPGSYDV is encoded by the exons ATGGTTTTTCACAAGGATCCTTGTGGCATCTTCTGTATTCTACTAACCTATGCATTGGTCATTTATGCGGATTACGTCATCATGCAGCATATTATTGCAACTACATTATCAGGAAG TTTATGGGGTCCTTTCCATGGGATCATGCTTAACTTGATCATCTTTGTTCTGCTTTATGCACACACGAGAGCAGTTCTTTCTGATCCAGGAGCCGTTCCGCTGCCATTAACAAGACTAGATTTCTCTGACATTCATCTGCAGAAGAATAAACCCCACAAAGACAAG TCAGTGAGCGGCGAAGACTGGACGGTTTGTCAGCGATGTGAGACTTATCGACCACCTAGAGCTCATCATTGCAAGGTTTGTCGTAGATGCATCAGAAGAATGGATCACCACTGTCCATG GGTCAACAACTGCATCGGCGAACTTAATCAGAAGTATTTCATACAATTTCTCTTTTACACAG TTCTGCTGTGTGCCTATGCCTTGGCGCTCAACATTGCAAACTGGATTTGGATGTTTGGACACGGGAGAACAACCAATGCAGATTTGCTGTCGAAGAAGTCGACTGT GGCACATGGAATAGGACTCTGCATTGAGTCTGTCCTTTTCGGACTCTTTGTTGTTATAATGCTTTATGACCAG TTGTCATCAATATTCGGAGACGAAACCGGTGTGGAGTACACGATACACAGAAGTAGGAAAGAAAGAGCTCCTAGGCCGCGAAAACCAAAAATGGCGCTTCTCCGTGAGGTGTTTGGTTATGGACCGATCTATTGTTGGTTTCTCCCTTGTTCTTCGGTTGTCATGACTACAAGAACAGTATTACCGGGCAGTTACGACGTCTAA